Proteins encoded by one window of Candidatus Sumerlaea chitinivorans:
- a CDS encoding LSU ribosomal protein L22p (L17e), with product MGKPKREKNYECVSEAKYRFAPMPARKARLVCDLIRGKSVKEALDLLKLTHKPSAAPAVMKVLKSARANAVQKKVNDPDSLIVSQVFVDGAFMLKRLRAAPMGRAVRVRKRFCHITIRLNHA from the coding sequence ATGGGTAAGCCGAAACGCGAAAAGAATTACGAGTGCGTCAGCGAAGCCAAGTATCGGTTTGCACCGATGCCAGCTCGCAAAGCGCGCCTCGTATGCGATCTGATTCGCGGCAAGAGTGTAAAAGAGGCTTTGGATCTACTGAAGCTAACGCACAAGCCAAGTGCCGCACCTGCCGTGATGAAAGTGCTCAAGAGCGCACGAGCCAACGCTGTCCAGAAGAAAGTCAACGATCCCGACTCACTAATTGTCTCGCAGGTGTTCGTTGATGGGGCTTTTATGTTGAAACGGTTGCGTGCTGCACCGATGGGGCGTGCTGTACGCGTTCGGAAACGGTTTTGCCATATTACAATCAGACTAAACCATGCGTGA
- a CDS encoding SSU ribosomal protein S3p (S3e), translating to MGQKVNPIGLRLGIVKTWESRWYARGKQYADLLHEDIEIRKEIKKRFYHAGIARVDIERAGDRAKITIHTARPGIIIGRKGQEIEAFRKSLETRTGKKIAINIEEIKKPDLSAQLVAENIASQLLRRIGFRRAMKKTVLASVKAGALGIKIQCGGRLAGAEIARTEWYREGRVPLHTLRADIDYGFAEARTKYGVIGIKVWIFLGEILEEKKAPKQAVEQPAVV from the coding sequence ATGGGACAAAAAGTAAATCCGATTGGACTTCGACTCGGAATCGTAAAGACGTGGGAGAGCCGGTGGTATGCTCGGGGCAAGCAGTACGCCGACTTGCTCCATGAGGATATCGAAATCCGTAAGGAAATCAAAAAGCGTTTCTACCACGCAGGAATTGCTCGTGTGGACATCGAGCGTGCCGGCGATCGCGCGAAGATCACCATTCATACTGCTCGGCCGGGTATCATCATCGGGCGTAAAGGGCAGGAGATTGAGGCGTTCCGGAAGAGTCTGGAGACTCGGACAGGTAAGAAAATTGCAATCAACATTGAAGAGATCAAAAAGCCCGACCTTTCCGCGCAGTTGGTTGCAGAGAACATCGCGAGTCAGTTGCTGCGACGTATTGGCTTCCGCCGCGCCATGAAGAAAACCGTTTTGGCGTCGGTAAAAGCCGGTGCCTTGGGAATCAAGATTCAATGTGGTGGGCGCTTGGCGGGTGCTGAAATTGCGCGTACAGAATGGTACCGCGAGGGACGAGTTCCCCTGCATACCCTTCGCGCGGATATTGATTACGGGTTTGCTGAGGCGCGGACCAAGTACGGCGTGATTGGCATTAAGGTTTGGATCTTCTTGGGCGAGATCCTTGAGGAGAAAAAGGCGCCCAAGCAAGCGGTTGAGCAACCCGCGGTGGTGTAG
- a CDS encoding SSU ribosomal protein S17p (S11e), with the protein MANENKATSAQKQRGHRKVRIGRVVSEKMNKTVVVAVERFVKHPLYKKYIKRTSKLYAHDEKNDAHEGDLVRVIETRPLSKTKRWRVQAIIERAK; encoded by the coding sequence ATGGCAAACGAAAACAAAGCAACATCTGCTCAGAAGCAGCGTGGTCACCGCAAGGTCCGGATTGGGCGTGTGGTGAGCGAGAAGATGAACAAGACGGTCGTTGTTGCTGTGGAGCGATTCGTGAAGCATCCGCTTTACAAAAAGTATATCAAGCGGACTTCTAAGCTCTACGCTCACGATGAGAAAAACGACGCTCATGAGGGCGATCTGGTGCGGGTCATCGAAACGCGGCCTCTGAGCAAGACGAAGCGGTGGCGTGTGCAGGCGATTATCGAGCGCGCCAAGTAG
- a CDS encoding LSU ribosomal protein L2p (L8e), translated as MALKTFKPITPGRRQMTVSSFEEITKTRPEPSLTEPLKKTGGRNNQGRITSRWIGGGHKRLYRIIDFKRDKDGIPAKVAAIEYDPNRTARIALLHYADGEKRYILAPVGLNVGDTVMSGENAEIQVGNALPLRAIPVGTTVHCVELRPKKGAQLARSAGACVQLLAKEGKYATLRLPSGEVRLVHRDCKATIGQVGNLEHENISLGKAGRSRWLGKRPEVRGVAMNPVDHPLGGGEGKTSGGRHPCSPWGWLTKGKKTRNPRKPSWKYIIKRRGQK; from the coding sequence ATGGCACTGAAAACGTTCAAACCGATTACGCCAGGCCGTCGGCAGATGACGGTGTCGAGTTTCGAGGAGATCACGAAGACTCGACCGGAGCCATCGCTGACCGAGCCATTAAAGAAAACGGGTGGTCGCAACAACCAAGGGCGGATTACCTCGCGCTGGATCGGTGGCGGACACAAGCGCCTTTACCGAATTATCGACTTTAAGCGCGACAAGGACGGGATCCCCGCAAAGGTTGCTGCGATCGAGTACGATCCCAATCGCACGGCACGCATCGCTCTTCTGCATTATGCGGATGGCGAAAAGCGCTACATCTTGGCGCCAGTGGGCCTGAATGTCGGCGACACCGTGATGAGCGGAGAGAATGCTGAGATTCAGGTCGGCAATGCACTCCCGTTACGGGCGATTCCTGTTGGAACTACCGTGCACTGCGTTGAGCTACGCCCGAAAAAGGGTGCTCAATTGGCCCGCAGCGCAGGCGCGTGTGTGCAGCTGCTTGCGAAAGAGGGCAAGTACGCAACGCTTCGCCTGCCCTCCGGCGAAGTGCGTCTCGTCCATCGCGATTGTAAAGCCACGATTGGCCAAGTTGGGAATCTTGAGCACGAGAACATCTCGCTTGGCAAAGCCGGACGCAGCCGCTGGCTTGGCAAACGTCCGGAGGTACGTGGTGTGGCCATGAACCCTGTGGATCACCCCCTCGGTGGTGGTGAAGGAAAGACCTCGGGTGGTCGTCATCCTTGCTCGCCGTGGGGTTGGTTGACGAAGGGTAAGAAAACTCGTAATCCGCGAAAACCAAGCTGGAAGTACATTATTAAGCGCAGAGGACAAAAGTAA
- a CDS encoding SSU ribosomal protein S19p (S15e): MKRVLAAQKSGDKRTIKTYSRASTITPEMVGLTIAIHNGKTFVPVFVNENMVGHKLGEFAPTRTFRAHGGKTAKATGLK, translated from the coding sequence ATGAAGCGCGTTTTGGCCGCTCAAAAGAGCGGTGACAAGCGCACCATCAAAACCTATAGTCGTGCATCCACCATTACCCCTGAAATGGTGGGTTTGACGATTGCGATCCACAACGGCAAGACGTTCGTGCCGGTGTTCGTGAACGAAAACATGGTTGGCCATAAGCTTGGCGAGTTCGCCCCCACGCGCACCTTCCGCGCCCATGGTGGTAAAACTGCCAAGGCTACGGGCCTGAAGTAG
- a CDS encoding LSU ribosomal protein L16p (L10e): MLLPKRVKHRKVQKGRRRGKAYRGCELHFGSFGLQALEAGWITNRQIEAARVAISRHVKRGGKLWINIFPDKPLTKKPAETRMGKGKGNPEQWVAVVKPGRVMFELEGVSQEIAEEAMRLAAHKLPIKCKFLVREEA; the protein is encoded by the coding sequence ATGCTGCTACCAAAACGAGTAAAACACCGTAAGGTTCAAAAAGGCCGCCGGCGCGGCAAGGCGTACCGCGGCTGTGAGCTTCACTTTGGGAGCTTTGGGCTCCAAGCCCTCGAAGCTGGCTGGATCACGAACCGTCAGATCGAGGCTGCACGTGTTGCAATTTCGCGCCACGTTAAGCGCGGTGGAAAGTTATGGATTAACATTTTCCCCGATAAGCCGCTGACGAAAAAGCCAGCTGAAACCCGTATGGGTAAAGGGAAAGGTAATCCCGAACAGTGGGTGGCAGTCGTCAAGCCCGGGCGCGTGATGTTCGAACTTGAAGGCGTCAGTCAGGAAATCGCCGAGGAAGCGATGCGGCTCGCGGCACACAAGCTCCCGATCAAGTGCAAATTCCTGGTTCGCGAGGAGGCATAA
- a CDS encoding LSU ribosomal protein L4p (L1e): MSMATLTLLDAKGAQKGSLEVKDEIFAIEPNVNAVRQALLAYEANQRQGTHSTKTRGMVSGGGRKPWRQKGTGRARQGSIRAPQWRHGAIIFGPQPRDYSMKVNRKVKRLALYSALSDLRRQDRIRVVESFGITEPKTKHFVAFLEGLGLADEARVLVLLPEKDEKVLLAARNLPNVLVIPVNNINIYCLLTCDSLITTPEALRQLEELIA, encoded by the coding sequence GTGAGCATGGCTACGTTAACCTTACTCGATGCTAAAGGCGCTCAAAAGGGCTCGTTGGAAGTGAAGGATGAAATCTTTGCGATCGAGCCAAACGTCAACGCCGTGCGTCAGGCACTTCTTGCCTACGAAGCTAATCAGCGGCAGGGCACGCATTCAACGAAAACGCGCGGCATGGTCAGCGGCGGTGGGCGTAAGCCGTGGCGGCAGAAGGGGACTGGGCGAGCTCGCCAAGGCTCCATTCGTGCGCCACAGTGGCGGCATGGTGCCATCATCTTTGGCCCTCAGCCGCGCGACTACAGCATGAAGGTGAACCGCAAGGTCAAACGTCTTGCGCTTTATTCTGCGCTCAGCGATCTTAGACGGCAGGATCGGATCCGTGTCGTAGAAAGCTTTGGGATCACGGAGCCGAAAACGAAACACTTCGTGGCGTTTCTCGAAGGGCTTGGCCTTGCGGACGAGGCACGAGTGCTTGTGTTGCTGCCGGAAAAGGATGAAAAGGTGTTGCTGGCAGCTCGCAATCTTCCGAATGTCCTCGTCATTCCTGTGAATAACATTAACATTTACTGCTTGCTAACGTGCGACAGTTTGATAACGACACCGGAAGCTCTCCGGCAGCTTGAGGAGTTGATCGCATGA
- a CDS encoding LSU ribosomal protein L23p (L23Ae): MKSPYEILIRPVITEKATLLAERKDGPQYVFKVRLDANKIEIKRAIEAAYGVKVKAVNTVRLKGKSKRQGRFEGRRSDWKKAYVTLQEGQKIEVI, translated from the coding sequence ATGAAAAGCCCCTACGAAATTCTTATCCGTCCGGTGATTACGGAGAAAGCTACGTTGCTTGCCGAGCGTAAGGACGGCCCTCAGTACGTCTTCAAGGTGCGCCTGGATGCGAACAAGATCGAAATCAAGCGCGCCATTGAAGCTGCGTATGGGGTGAAAGTCAAGGCAGTGAACACTGTCCGACTCAAAGGTAAGTCCAAGCGTCAGGGGCGCTTTGAAGGGCGTCGTTCTGATTGGAAAAAAGCATACGTAACGCTTCAGGAAGGCCAGAAAATCGAGGTCATCTAA